CAACTatacatatttttctttttgctaatgaatTGAGGAACTGAATATCTTGCTGGTTAAATCATTTCTTGGCACCAACTATTATGTTACCGGTATGCGAGAATGATGTCTATGTTGTGCCTAATATCTGATGGCCTAACAACATGATTTTGTTGAGAAGGTTCTGTTGGAATGAAGTCTATGATAGTGATGAGAAATCACAAGTTGATTTTCTAACCCTAGCTATCTTTTAGGTTCAGTGACAAGTTTTTCTTTTGCCTAaactataaatagtaaaaaatacACAATATGTGTtggattaaatataatgtataacTTTCATAGTAAAGTTTTtagatgaaagtaaaacatgaaTTAATAAATCTAACTAATgatacattttaaaatatttttaaatgaaagtaaaatataaattagtataaataaataataatacattcttaattaaattagtgcAACCTCGAGTTAGTAACATATatttgctagtaataataatttagcTTTTCAAAAGCATATTAATGACATGAGCATTAATAATTAATGCTCTAGAATTAAATTATGAGATCATACTTCAAAGTTAACAAAATACTATTGTATAAGCCATAAAAGTACCCATAATTAATGGTTTAAAGTTTACTTTAGAACAAGTATACATGTTTTCTTGTTTGAAATTCAGCACCTCTAGGAAGCCATAAGATCTTCAGTCCTCAAGTGACATCTCATGGACTTTTCGAAGTATCTCTTCCTCAATTGAGAGTTCATTAGTCATTTGAATCATTGCCTGCAGAGAATGTTCAAATTTCAAGCTTGATATGTGCTCTCAGGGATTCAAATGAGGCTGCAATAATTATAAACTGATACTGAATCAAGCAAACTGTCGTTAATATCTCCAAACATCAGTATCCTTTCATAAGATTCATTTAATGATGTGATTGCTTGAAAATCTCAGTTGAAAGAACTTCTGTATTTATCTGTATGAAATGCCCATACAGGACATGACTTCTGAGTTATGGTGTTTTAGTTTTATATAAGCTTCCACCAATATATTGACTTTTTATTTAAGCTTCCACCAACacattgactttcacatcatgcgATTCTTATCATAGACTTGTACAAGATTACCTCCTTGGTTTTCTATGCTAAGGATCCTCCATGCTGTATTTAGAAGGTCAAAATTTTAGACCATTCAATCCCATTCTCTTTGTCCCTTCAGATATGGGATACAGCTGGGCAGGAAAGGTTCCAAAGTCTTGGTGTCGCATTCTATCGTGGTGCAGATTGCTGTGTTCTTGTGTACGATGTTAATGTCATGAAATCATTTGATAACCTCAACAATTGGCGGGAGGAGTTTCTGATTCAGGTAGACAGTCTCTCATCCTGTGCCATCAATTTATATGACAAAGCTTGTGTCTGAATATTTTAATTTCTTTGTAATTGTTCAGGCAAGCCCCTCAGATCCGGAAAATTTCCCGTTCATAGTCTTAGGGAACAAGACAGATATTGATGGTGGAAATAGTCGAGTGGTAAAATATATTCTCTtttataatttttgcattttacaTACTAATGAAGATATTAGCACTATTTATTTGCTTCTTCATGCAAGTGGTTTATAGTGTTTGATCTCAACTTGACTGTTGACGTTTCAGGTCTCTGAGAAGAAGGCAAAGCACTGGTGCACTTCGAAGGGTAATATCCCCTATTTTGAGACATCTGCCAAGGAGGGCATCAACGTGGAATCTGCTTTTGAGTGTATAGCCAAGATTGCTCTCAAGAATGAACCCGAGGACGACATGTAAGTtcttcatattattattattctttgttCTAAGCTGAAACTCGAATTTGATTTTCGAAGCACATTTAAACTGTATTCCTTAACAACACAGGCATTCTGAATCTTCAAGTTAATGTTGagctagtccttgtatttatcggCAATACTGAAGAGAActgagttttatttttatttttttttccttcttttgcaGTGATTCTTTCTCCTTGGTTGTTTTCTGGTGTATGATTATGCACTCTTTCTTACGTTCTCTTAAATTGCCATTTATCGGTGTTGAAGCTACCTGCCACAACTTTGAGTTGCCATTTCTTAATCGAGGACACTTTTGATGCTATATTTAACCTCTTTTGTTACTTTTGATTCATTCTTTATTTGCTATTTTAATGTTGTAAAGAAGTTAATTTTATTGGTGTTGAAGTTATCTACCGGACACTATCGA
This genomic stretch from Musa acuminata AAA Group cultivar baxijiao chromosome BXJ3-9, Cavendish_Baxijiao_AAA, whole genome shotgun sequence harbors:
- the LOC103997021 gene encoding ras-related protein Rab7 isoform X1, giving the protein MASRRRKLLKVIILGDSGVGKTSLMNQYVNRKFSIQYKATIGADFLTKEVQIDDRLFTLQIWDTAGQERFQSLGVAFYRGADCCVLVYDVNVMKSFDNLNNWREEFLIQASPSDPENFPFIVLGNKTDIDGGNSRVVSEKKAKHWCTSKGNIPYFETSAKEGINVESAFECIAKIALKNEPEDDIDSFSLVVFWCMIMHSFLRSLKLPFIGVEATCHNFELPFLNRGHF
- the LOC103997021 gene encoding ras-related protein Rab7 isoform X2 produces the protein MASRRRKLLKVIILGDSGVGKTSLMNQYVNRKFSIQYKATIGADFLTKEVQIDDRLFTLQIWDTAGQERFQSLGVAFYRGADCCVLVYDVNVMKSFDNLNNWREEFLIQASPSDPENFPFIVLGNKTDIDGGNSRVVSEKKAKHWCTSKGNIPYFETSAKEGINVESAFECIAKIALKNEPEDDIYLPDTIDVASGGRQQRSSGCEC